The following are encoded in a window of Primulina eburnea isolate SZY01 chromosome 4, ASM2296580v1, whole genome shotgun sequence genomic DNA:
- the LOC140830152 gene encoding uncharacterized protein, with translation MTMLHCYSDKIKCKVFLTTLVDSAQRWFEKLEPQSIQSFAGFRVTFLHHFSSSKRYKKTAFSLFEVKQSGDESLRAYIRRFYKASLEVPACAPETKTTAFTQGLREGDFFRSLVKKQPGNFEVLLSRAEKYINMEEAQRQKRESTRRERSDRVGKVDDNARGNNLGRFSRYTPMKPHRGEGVHLCDGDQGPKLYRSPPSLPHTPKMCSYHGEGAHSTSECRRLKRAPSQSGPGEQAQLTKKPRGPPWVNKDAGYRPGDKGQVRQEKKDSTGQTSRGRENKDGGGSPTLGVIKMISGGSTDGDSNRARKAYSRHESFGVEDAARDEGPVISFGPRDLQGVSLPHNDALVIQAKVANYDIRGEHYFSGGPGPDEFGGLPVAASGNGFIRICWPHSLPSGGNHPAPHNRS, from the coding sequence ATGACCATGTTACATTGCtattctgacaaaatcaagtGCAAGGTATTCCTCACCACCCTGGTGGACTCTGCCCAAAGGTGGTTCGAGAAGTTGGAGCCCCAGAGCATACAATCCTTTGCAGGTTTCAGAGTCACCTTCTTGCACCACTTTAGCAGTAGCAAGAGGTACAAGAAGACTGCTTTCAGTCTGTTCGAGGTAAAGCAGTCAGGTGATGAGTCTCTGCGGGCGTACATTCGTCGGTTTTATAAAGCATCCCTGGAGGTGCCGGCTTGTGCTCCTGAGACCAAAACTACAGCGTTCACGCAGGGACTCAGAGAAGGAGATTTTTTCAGGTCCCTGGTGAAGAAGCAGCCCGGGAATTTTGAAGTTCTGCTGTCCCGAGCGGAAAAATACATAAACATGGAGGAAGCACAGCGGCAGAAAAGGGAGTCCACCCGCAGAGAAAGAAGTGACCGAGTTGGGAAAGTTGATGACAACGCCCGGGGAAATAATCTCGGGCGTTTCTCTCGATACACTCCCATGAAGCCGCACCGGGGTGAAGGAGTCCATCTTTGCGACGGTGATCAGGGACCCAAATTATACCGATCACCTCCAAGCCTGCCACACACTCCCAAGATGTGCTCCTATCATGGAGAAGGTGCTCATAGCACAAGTGAGTGCCGAAGACTGAAACGGGCCCCTTCCCAGTCGGGCCCTGGTGAGCAGGCACAGTTAACAAAGAAGCCCCGGGGACCCCCGTGGGTAAATAAAGATGCAGGGTACAGGCCGGGGGACAAGGGCCAGGTCAGACAAGAAAAGAAAGATAGCACCGGTCAAACATCTCGCGGTCGGGAAAACAAAGATGGAGGAGGATCGCCCACCCTTGGGGTGATTAAGATGATCTCTGGGGGATCAACGGATGGAGATTCCAACCGGGCCAGGAAAGCATATTCCCGACATGAGAGTTTTGGAGTGGAGGATGCAGCGAGGGATGAGGGGCCGGTAATCAGCTTTGGCCCTCGGGATCTTcagggagtcagcctcccaCACAATGATGCCCTGGTCATCCAAGCGAAAGTGGCAAATTATGACATTCGCGGTGAACATTATTTTTCAGGAGGTCCTGGACCAGATGAATTTGGAGGACTACCAGTTGCGGCCAGTGGAAACGGCTTTATTCGGATTTGCTGGCCACACAGTTTACCCTCGGGGGGAAATCACCCTGCCCCTCACAATAGGAGCTGA